The sequence below is a genomic window from Sceloporus undulatus isolate JIND9_A2432 ecotype Alabama chromosome 5, SceUnd_v1.1, whole genome shotgun sequence.
CATTATCTCACCATAGTCTCTAAGTGCCCTTCAGGGACTCTGCTGAGAAAATGATAATAGTCTCTACCATCCCTCTTGTTCAAATGATGCACAAGGGCCAACTTAAGCAAAGGAAGGGGATAACATTAGGTAGAacagttttgtctttttttttctgaagcGGTGCTGGAGTTTTTTGCTCTTGTAAACTTCAGGCATTGACTTTGGGGATTGTTTTGTAATGTGTGCTGttaaaaagtgaaaaatgaaaGCAGCTCTTAATCATTCATGTTCTGGGAATAAGTCTACCACAAGACGTGAAGGCTGCAGTTCGAAGCAAGTTTATTAAAAACAAGCTCAGTTGAGGCCACAGTGAAACCTATTTTGTAtcaagacatgatacaaaagctTTCTCAGTCTAACAACATAGagtgcatccacattgtagaaataatgcaggttgacacccctttaagtgaTGCAGCTCCATTCTGTGGGATCGTATCATATGTAgatttacaaggtatttagccttttttGCCAAGAATGGTGGTGCTGccctaaactacaaatcgcaggattttgtagaatggagccatggcagttaaagtggtgtcaacatgcattatttctacagtgtagaggcaacCATAGACTTAGACTACTTGTGGTTAGTTGAAAATACTGGATGAAGATCCAGAATGAAGTCTCATCAAAACGTTGTTCTGTTTTCTCCTCAATAGGGTACTATTCTCATCGTGAGACTGTTAATGGTTCCTGGTACATTCAAGATTTGTGTAAGATGATAAGACAGCATGGTTCATCCCTGGAGTTCACAGAATTACTGACACTGGTTAACAGAAAGGTGTCTCACCGTAAAGTTGATGTGTGCAGAGATATTAATGCTCTAGGGAAAAAGCAGATTCCTTGCTTTGCTTCAATGTTAACTAAGAAGCTGCTTTTCCGACCCAAATCTAAGTAGCTTACTGTAGCAATAAGAACTCagtcttgttttttaaattttctttttctgtatagGTCTTAAGCCAAATAAACAACAAACTTGAATTATAGATTTAAGATGCAATTCTGTACCCACTTACTTGGAAATATGCCCATTAAGCTCAGTTGGGTCTCGGTGCTATAGAGTGTTCCGTTATTGTGTACGGCTTCATTTATTTCAAATCACTGTAGATTTTTAgtcaaatgagattatttccAACATCGAAATGCTTATGGCAGACACAAGCAGTAAAATTAAAACTGGCAAATATAACCATGATTTTAAATGTTCTCAATATTAGAAGTtttaaaatgggggaaaaaaagtaTCAACAAAATTAtgaattcaaaaaaaaaattgacattgGTAGAAATTTCATGAATATCTTTTGGAAATGGTTTGATTACAACTTATTTGCTAACCTCAGGGAGTTTTTGAAATTAAGTCATCTGACCAATAAAGGAGCAGCTATTGACCTTTTCTCCTGTTTTCAAGTTTGCACTTAATTACTGCTTGAATCACATTTTGTAACAATTTTGTACTCTTAAACATTTTTGATTGTTGGATTTATATAGGTGAATCATGTATATTAGGGACCACTTCCTTTACATACTGCACTTCCTAGATTTCCCTGCATATTTTGGCTTTGACAAGTGCTATCTAAGTACTATCAGAGATTTAATTGTGAAATGTTGTGATTTGTCTGACTTACAAAAGAGAGCCCCAACTGTTTTTCAAAAAGTGCTTGGATCATGCAGTATTCCTGGCTCCTTTTATTCCTCATGTTTTCCAGGGTGTAGCTACGTAGCCCAATTCTGGAGGGGATTGTTTCAGCACAGATAAGTTGTGTTCCATGACATTTTGTGTATGGTGTGTTTCTAGATAAATGCTGCCTGtgtggatgtttttaaatgtgtAGATTATTGACTATTTCCAAGGGACTTGTTTGTGCAAAATGTTCATCAGAAAAAACACTCCCAAAACTataatgtctttttattttcattatgaaAATTACATTCAAATAGAGGAGGTTGCAGAGTAAAATAAActctaaacaaaacatttttgtttctttgttcattAATAATGGCTTCAAACTTAAAAATTGGctatttgttccttttttttttttcaacagtgTTCCTAAGGGGAAAAATATATACATGGAAAGTTCAGATTTACTTGTAAAACATGAAAAAGAATCCCAGTTATCAGAAATAGGTTTAAGTCCACTATTTTTGTGATAGATTTCCCCCCTCTATCACTGAAAAGCCACCAACCTACATCTGTTCGAAGTATCCAGTTTCTCTGATCTTTTGAGGCAATTTAACAAAGCTATTACATTTACAGATCTATAAAAATTAATGTTTGTCATCTATTTCTTGGATTGGGAGATGCAATTTTAAGGGATTCTTCAGCCGTTTCAAGGATTCTTCCACCTGTTGACATGACAGAAAAATTAAAGTTAGTGAGCCTGTAGTGTTTGGATCCTGTCAACATTGTAACAGCCTGCTGTGTTTTCATGGACACAGGTGGTTCTGACAGAAAACATTTGGCACTCAGTGCACTAAGGTTACAACTGTCTGCATGAAGACCATGAAAGAAGTTTGTCTCAGCGGGAAAGAGAAAATCAGCATATGAGGTTCTTGTTCCTTTGTTTAGTGAATCTTGCTGGATTTTCACCTGTGGATAATTAACCACAGCCTAAAACACTTGAGACAAGTTGATTTTTCTGAAGGGAAAATAACCTTGCCTTAAGGGAGCTTACAGGAATGATCTGTGAGTGGGCCCATGGCTAGTAATGATATGTTTTCAGCTCTGTCTAAAATTGGAAAGAAGAGTAGCAACAGGGAGTGAAAAAGCACAGAAGGAGATTTTCAGGCACACCACCAATAGATAATGATGTGCTGAGGATAGTAAGGAAACCTACTGACTCTGTAATTGTGTTGAGCTGAATCTACATTGGATGCTTGGCAGCCATATAGAAAAATGAATGTGCCACATTGGATGCTTCATTTCCCTTTCTAGCCGATAAAGCTATTGACAGCTGCCACTGGCAGCAGTCATAACTGTGTAAAACCTAGACTCAACACTTCTCAAAGGTTTTCTTCCCTGTACTTGGTGACTATGAAAATTACTCACCAGTTACAGGGTGGAGGGTGTCCACAGGGCAGCCTGCTTATATGATTTGATTTTCCCTTTTGGCAATATGCTGTGGCAAAACTACAGTTGAGAGTTAGCAAAGATGTTTGCAATTCAAATACTGTAATTCTCAATGAGTGGGAGGGTTTGAGTGGGATCTTGACTTGCATGGCCAACAgtattaattttctttaaatcCTACTAGGTAGATTCTGTTAGTTTCTGCACATAGCAGGGCAAAGAAGCCTTGTTTACATTGGAGCTAGGCAGTTTTTCAATTCTCATTCCCTTGATGCTAACCACAGCTGGTATAGCAGATGGGAAGGGAAACTGTATCAATTCCTGCAACATAAGatgatttctttcctttcctgtcaAAAGGCAGCAATTATGCATAAAactattttcaaaagaaccataCATACTCAGTTGGTCAAAACTGTTTACTGTGCATTGCATTTTCTTATGAAGGGAAGGGATGAGTTTAGCTCAGCCAAAACTTCTCAATCAACCCTGGCTGCAAACACCTTGACTGAAAGTTTTGAAAACTACCTCTGCAAGATCATCTTTTAATTTATTATACTGCTCCATATTGAATTTGGATTTCTTAGACTTCTGGTGAAAGTAGTAGAGGAACTGCCTGTCCCGAACATCTGGGTAAACATAGTCCTgaataggaaaggaaaagaaagaaaaagaatagtaCTCTGAGACTAAAAGATTACTtgtaacatgcacattttttaaatacagcaaTAGTTATTAGTAAATATGAAGAAAAcaacttaaatttaaattttacatttttaaaagaagaaataaaatgagtgaaacaaacatacaattcactatataaaagagattatgTACATTTCAATAGTATCACCTCTTAATAGAAAAAACTTCATAACACTTCTAAAAGGGTAGTGGTTTCTTTAAGTAGAATTAACCACTATGATTTGCATATTAACATGTCCTGAATACAATTTACTAAGGTTATACTTTGGCTATTCATAAAAAAAGCACCTAACTTAATTCTAAAATACAATTAGAAACCAGATCTTGATTAAAACCTAACATAAAAaccaataaattaaaaacacaaggcAGAGCAAGGCACCAAAATGAGACCATCTTATATGTAAAAAAGGCTGCCTggaaaaaaagtctttgcctggtAGAAAGCCAAGTAATTTTCAAAACATGGTAATGTCTTGCTTACTACATGGGATTATGCTTAACGTTATTTTCACATGAAGTCTCTGCAATGACTGTTtcaaatacagtagagtctcgattatccaacattctggattatccaacatcgctgctcagtgatttctttacattttcagaggactgaactgtttatacagtacatattgtacatcacaatgttgttcagtgatttctttacattttaagaggactgtttatacattacaatgttattcctataacgttactgcaacgttagttttactgttactgcaataaaacttcaatacgtttgcaattcatagtgatttcaaggcttttcttggcccctccggattatccaacattttcggctatccaactatcagcccgcccgtttatgtcggataattgagactctactgtaatgtattttatttttaagagatGGAACAGTTCTAAGTACCAAGATGCCTCCAGGTGTGAGGTAGTCACAGAAAAGCATTGACCAAGCCATAAAGTGAACAAGATGCATGATAGTTAGGTGGACACCTCTTGCTTGATTGTAGATATGGCAAATGTCAGGAGGTATAGGATTGAAGACACTTAGAGGCATTATATCTATCCATTGAACACTACCCATAAAACTACAGGTTGCGAATAGATATTAGTAAAATTAGGACCACCTTGCAATCTAATTACTAGGAtagtttttaaaagcctctcaAATTATATTCTGGCTGAGTTTTGATGTTAAGCATAGAAATTATCACAACAGAACTCACCTGCTTAGTCAATACAAAGTAAGcatagaatgccatagcacttcCATAGGTGATAAAATATGTTACAGGCTCCATGATATCCCATGAATACACCCACCAGGTAAGCCATGCCAAGGCTCCACCCTGAGTCGACATTAAGGCCAAACCAATCCACAGAAGACGAGAAGTCTTGGCATCAACATCTGCAGTAATTCCAGCTTTCATCTAAGAACAGAAAACCAACATTATATGCCTTAAGAGATTATGATGTACAACTGCACTCTTCTGCCATTCAGAAGCGTAATCAGCAATCTGCCCTTCAAAGAGGCATTTTAAGTGTGCTCAACTACACTGAAATAATTTCCTGAAGGAGAGTGGagaaacattaaataataaagtgAGTGTTCTCCACACATGAACACCTTGTTTGCAGAGATTTTAAGTCTTTTATACATTCTAGCTCAATTTTCTGACCAATGTTGGAGGAGAATGTCAAGGTCTCCAGACCTCATCTATCAAAGACACATTTAATATCTCAACACAAGAGGTTAAATACTCTGCTGTCATTACCACAATGTGGAACTGAATGAGAATTATTTTTCCAGACCTGTTCTAGAGGTAAGAGTTCTTCTTTCAGAAGTTCCATTTTTTGcattagttctctctctctccttgtttGATGGTCTTCTAAATGAAGTGCTGCAAATAATCTGTGAACCAGAGACTTGATATCATCAATCTCTGTAGCATGTTCTGTGCTTATTTTATCTGAAATAAGAATGAAATATAAGTCACTATATATCTACGTAGGTTTTGGGATTCTTGGCTACTCAGGCACTTCTCATGCTTTCTCTTCTGTCACTATTGAACTCCCCAAGAGAGTGAAGATGAATGCAAACCGAGTAAGGTTATGCAAACACCCACGTACATTTCAGTTGCTATCATTAATCTTAGAGGACAGAAGTCAAGGTTAAGCTTTTTTGGATAAGAAAGAAATAAGCTCCCTCTggcttttatttaataaaatctaATATGAAGAAACAGCACATCCATATAAAACGAGTTTAAACATTAGCCATCAAAATTAAGCATTATAAGAATAAGATGCTTTCAGCTTGTTTTTATTCCTCTGGCTGGAAAACTGTAGCTGGGGCAGGACACAAGTCCCGTTGCTTGGTCATCTCATGTCCACCCTCCCTTTTGTCCACTAAATGGCTGTAGCAACATCCCATGGTGTTTGACAGCTGCCTTGGGAGGAGGTTGTTTACAATGCACAAGGGGCTAATAAAAATATCCAGATACAGCATTCAAACCAAGACATGTACCTATGCAATCCCAGATATTTGCATGCATTTATCACCAAAGGGATTTCAGCCAAATTTTACAAAATGATGCCTTTAGGGTGAAGACAACATGGCTCCCTCACTTTCTAGTAACCAAAACCTGAGCAAGCAAACAATAGATTCTGAACTATTTCTTTATGTATAGGATATATCTCTTCATAGACATAACCAAGCAGAGCAATAGGAGGCTCATAAGTTATGCAGACATGCAAGATATACAGTCACTGATGATGTTCATAATCGTAATTCTAAGCACTAGCATTAGTTCTAAAGTTTAATAGTTTATGAGaagattaaaaaaatcaatgttcaCTGTTTGGATATTTAAGGCTGCAGCCtgatacaataatttaaaagtaaattttaatgAATTCAGTGGTGTCAACCTTTGAGTAGACACCTGATTATGTCAATTTATAAACAAATTAACTATAAACTGATCTAATGATTGGCAGTCataagtctccagaccatttTGGAAAGACCATGGTATTTTGTACCTTTCAGTGGAGGGTGTACACTATATTCTGTACCATTAATGACAAGTTTGAAGTCATTCATCAACAGAACTTCCATCAGTGTTGAATTTGAAATCACACTGTTGtctgcaggagaaaacaaatatttaaatagaagcAATAAAATGTGATACTGATTTTATCTGAAGTATCACAGACAATAAGGTCTACTAATTACAGACAAATTAAACATAGGTAATGTTTACTACACCAACATCTACTGGCTTTGTAGAgctgagaaaatatatttttgactatgactcctagaattccatagctggCATGGCCACTAGAACAGTAATTCAAAAAGTGTTGTGTTGAAGTACTGTTATCTGTATGACAGCCTCATGTCTAGTTGTCTCCTCTGTGAGACTTGAGATATCATCTTCACGTCAATGATAGTTTTCCCTCCTAGAACCAGTGGCAGCCCTGGCTGTGCATGTATGAGTGTATGCTCACACCCAATTTTCATTGGAATGATTATCCCGAAAACATGGCTGTTCATGAATCCAATTGAttaaggagctctggtggcacagtggttaaatgtaggTACTGCAGtcaaaacattgtgagttcaggGCTCcaggttcactcagccttccatccttttgtaggttggtaaaatgaatacccaacttgttgggagcaattggctaatactgtacattgtaaactgcttagagagtgcttaacaTTATAaagaggtatagaaatatacgtgctattgctattgctactatcTAAATATTCAGCTCATTACTGAAGCCTTCAATGTAACTTTTAGTCTTTCTGTGTGAATCTATTGTTTCTGTTAGGAGCTAACCATGTGAATGATAATTTAGCCAagtgattcccaagctttggtcctgcaaatgttttggacttcagctcccacaattcctcagaggttggcaatggcaaatctcccctgaacaaatcttgttagtAAAACTTCATGATATATTTGCCTTAGAGTGGAAAATGGCTGGTAATAGAGACATTCTTTGGCTAAGTATTAGGATGTTGCTTTAAACTAGGTCAGACTTTTTGTCCATCTAACCTAATTTTAACTCCTCTAAGTCAGGAAATGGTAGAAATCCTTCCCTTCACTTGTATTTTTTAACTGGAGCACCTTTTGTCTTGCAAAGCATGCTATTTACCAGTAAATTTTGGTCACTCTCCAAGTGTTCCAATGTGAATATACTAATGTTGCTGTACACTAGCTTGAAAGAGCCTGTAATAAAACATTTACTGATCTGTTTGGAATCTGGCTTGTTCCTCTGTTTATCTGTCACACAAACTAAATGTGCTGCAGGCAAACCAATACTGGCATTTCCTTATTGGAAGCTAGTCATCTGGACTCATGCTGGGTTTCTGATTATTGAAGCTGCAAACCAAGTACAGCAGCTTTCTCTTTTCTACCACTCTATTGGGGATGCAAATATGGCATAGCATATTTTAAAAGagggaaaataattaaacatttataTAATGAAATTTTCTATTTATCCATGCTGTTTGTTTTAATCAATGACAAAGCATTCACAGACACACAAAATTGCACTAGCATAAAATGTTGAAAAGTGTTAATGCAAATATGATTTGGGTATGATTCTATACTCTAATAAACATAAAAGTTATGTCTGTGAAAGGAAAAATCaggatttgttaaaaaaatatttagttgAAAGTACCATGTAGACTCCCTTTTGCACTTGTTGCAGTATTAAACTCCTCTGGCCTAAAGCTTAAAAGACAACAGAAGAATAATGATATCAAACCTCACCAGTAGATCTTAACCACAACTATGTTCTGTGAGAGAATTTTCCATTTAATACTACAGGTGCATAACTGCCAACAGATGTTGCAGCTTATAAAAAGTACATAATAGAAAATTAAGCAAATCTTGCAAGTGTGTCAATAATGATCACATCTAAAGGCAGCTAATCCCTTCCATATAAactgttgatcatagaatcatagaatcacagaatcgtagagttggaagagaccactagggccatccagtccaaccccctgccatgcaggaaatccaaatcaaagcatccctgacagatggccatccagcctctgtttaaagacctccaaggaaggagactctatcaccctccgagggagtgcattccactgtcgaacagcccttactgtcaggaagttcctcctaatgttcaggtggaatctcttttcttgtagcttgcatccattgttcaatatgacatcctttcaaatatttaaacagggctatcatatcacctcttaaccttcttttctccaggctaaacatccccagctccctaagtcgttcctcatagggcatggtttccagacccttcaccatttttgtctccctcctttggacacgctccagtttctcaatgtcctttctgaattgtggtgcccagaactggacacaatattctaggtggggcctgaccagagcagaatacagtggcactattacttctcttgatctagatgctatacttctattgatgcagcctaaaatagcattggtctttttagctgccgcatcacactgttcactcatgttcaacttgtggtctacttggactcctagatccctttcacatgtagtttcattcagccaggtgtcacccatcctatatctgtgcattttatttttccgccctaagtgcaataccttacatttctctgtgttgaatttcattttgttagctttggcccagctttctagtctattcaggtcattttgaatcttgatcctgtcctctggggtattagttattccccctaatttggtgtcatctgcaaatttgataagtatgctcccaattctgtcatccaggtcattgataaagatgttgaatagcactgggcccaggacagagccctgtgggaccccactggtcacttctcttcaggatgaaaaggagccattgttgagcaccctttgggttcggccggtcaaccaattacagatccatttaacagttcctttgtctagcccacattttacaaccttgtttgcaagtatgtcatgggaaaccttgtcaaaggccttagtgaaatcaagatatactatatccacagcattcccttcatctaacaaggtggtaattttatcaaagaaagagattaggtttgtctggcatgacttgtttctctgaaacccatgttgactttttgtgattatggcattgccttctagatgttcacagactctctgtttaatgatctgctccagaatctttcctagtactgatgtcagactaactggacgataattgttgggatcctcttttttcccctttttgaagatggggacaacgtttgccctccgccagtctgctgggatctctcctgttctgcaggagttttcaaagattattgccaatggctctgatattacatttgccagttcttttaatacccttggatggagttcatctggtcctggagacttaaattcatttagattaataaggtgttcctctactatctctttacttattctgtgctgaaattcccctattctgtcctctgctccattatcctcaggttgagcaccctttgccttttctgagaagactgaggcaaagaaggtgttgggtaattttgccttttctctgtcttctgttagcattttgccatcttctccacggagtggccctactgtttccttcttcttccttttgctgcggacatataaaaaaaagccctttttattgttcttaacctctctagcaagcctgagttcattctgcgctttagcttttctgactttacccctacacatgcctgctatttctttgaattccttttttgtgatttccccctttttccatttcttatacatgttccgtttcaaacttagctcggttgaaagttccttagtcatccatcctgatttcttgagacacctcccgtttttctttctcactggaactgtttgaaattgtgccttcagtatctctcttttgagaaactcccatccgtcctgaactcctttatcttttagtatttctgaccatggaattgccctcaatacttctctaagtttactgaaatccgctctcctaaagtctaggatgcatgtctgactatgcctggcttctcctttccactgtattacaaactccaggagataTTGATATTGATGTAGATATTGGCATACCCTTGTCCTTTCTAGCACGAGGAGAATAGCTTGTAGTCTCAAAACTATTTTGTGGAGTTCACAGGCTCTAGATAAAACCTTTAAGAAATCCATGGCTGAGATTCTGTATCATCAGACATATGTTTGAGGTGggagctcaataataataataataatattaatagtaataatagtaatataaataaattttatttctttcccatctctcctcaaggctcaaagTGGGGTAcgacatgttaaaatacaaaacagacttaaaaaaagaaaatacataaaaccaccggttaaaatacaatactataaaactgtAAGATACACTCAtctaatatattctttaaaatataccaataaaaaagtcatgatttaaaattgactgggtaggcctgccagaagagatgtgtctttaatgttgttttaaatgctgtcagcattttcagcaattttatctcttctggcaggtcattccacagcctgggggcagcaaatgaaaaaaTCCTTTCGGAAATTGCTGACAGTCTAATCGTGGCTAGTTGGAGCAATCATTTCACAGAGGACTTGAATGTACATGGTAGATTGTAAGTACATGgtagattgtatgggagaagacAATCCTTCACTTCCCGATTCAAAGTGATCTCCACAGGCAGCCACACCAGACAAAGTAGTTCCTAGGTACCAGAAAGTAGAGTGCTGAACATTGATGCAGCGAGTCACTGTGTGAAAAGCAGCATCAGAGACCCTCTGTAGAGCTATCACTTTCATGGAAGGTACCTGTATTTTCTCAAGTATTATTGCCTGTGGCAGCTCTTGGTTCTGGGGTTCCCCTTAAGTATCCCTTAGTGctatgcaaagcttggaaaatgcTACATTTTTAGCTTACAACTTCCAGCTTCAGCCAGTAGTTATggtggttgggggattctgggaactgtggtccaaaaattacacctttccaagttctgcttgcACCCTTTCTTTGCTACCACTGCTTGTTTCTCTGTAGCAGAGTGAGTCAGTGAGTGAAAAAAAATGCCAGGGATAAATAGCAGCAGTTGGGACCAA
It includes:
- the MCUB gene encoding calcium uniporter regulatory subunit MCUb, mitochondrial isoform X1, with amino-acid sequence MLLLLKGFPSKWRALKPPLPCYSRPYGGPLPPLFSLLLGPIGRGQERGDCSVLRDPGKMLCLRGTGNIRYHKRTLYSTLVPSDEVTVNYKHGLPMITLTLPSRKERCQFTIKPMRMTVGDFLQDIKREDNAIEKVEVFTADNSVISNSTLMEVLLMNDFKLVINGTEYSVHPPLKDKISTEHATEIDDIKSLVHRLFAALHLEDHQTRRERELMQKMELLKEELLPLEQMKAGITADVDAKTSRLLWIGLALMSTQGGALAWLTWWVYSWDIMEPVTYFITYGSAMAFYAYFVLTKQDYVYPDVRDRQFLYYFHQKSKKSKFNMEQYNKLKDDLAEVEESLKRLKNPLKLHLPIQEIDDKH
- the MCUB gene encoding calcium uniporter regulatory subunit MCUb, mitochondrial isoform X2, with amino-acid sequence MMLCLRGTGNIRYHKRTLYSTLVPSDEVTVNYKHGLPMITLTLPSRKERCQFTIKPMRMTVGDFLQDIKREDNAIEKVEVFTADNSVISNSTLMEVLLMNDFKLVINGTEYSVHPPLKDKISTEHATEIDDIKSLVHRLFAALHLEDHQTRRERELMQKMELLKEELLPLEQMKAGITADVDAKTSRLLWIGLALMSTQGGALAWLTWWVYSWDIMEPVTYFITYGSAMAFYAYFVLTKQDYVYPDVRDRQFLYYFHQKSKKSKFNMEQYNKLKDDLAEVEESLKRLKNPLKLHLPIQEIDDKH